The window TCTCCGCTTAAGCCGGTGGTGGCAGTGCTGCAGGATGCCTCAGGGGAACCTGTTAAAAAAGGTAGCATTATAGATTTGTCCAAACAGGATACACCCACAATACTTGATACTATTTAATAACTCCAATAAATATAAGGCAAGCCAAACAATATTGTGGAAAGAAATAAGCTTTTAGTTTATTTTGCTGTTTTGCTCGCGGGCCTTATTTTAAGTTTTTTTGCCACAAAAAGAGAACTTAGCGTAAAAGATATTGAAATCCTGATTTTTCTCCTCGTTTTTCTCCCCACCTTAATTAAACCTGATATAGGGCTTGCGATTATTATTATTTCCATGCTTTTTTCTCCCGAAGTTGTCTTGGGCAAGATTTCCTCAAGGACTGTTATTTTAAGGATTGAAGATATATTTTTAGTAGTAGTTGTTTTGGCGTCATTAATAAGAATAGCTTTAACAAAAGATATAGGAAAATTTTTTAAAACAAGGCTTACGTTGCTTTTTTTCTCTTATATCGGAGCCTGTGTCATCTCAATCATTATAGCTCTTACTTTTAACAGCCAGATTAATGTCCCAAAGAGCATTTTTATTACTGCAAAATACTTCGAATACTTTCTGTTGTTTTTAATCGTCAGAGATAACCTAACCAGCCTGCGGCAATCAAAGATTTTTATCGGGATTTTCCTTATTACTGCTTTGTTTGTTTCCATGCATGCCAATATTTTTGTGCAGCAAAAAAAAGAAGCAGGGTCAACTTTTTTTAGGGCGTCATCTCCTTTTCAGACGAAAGAAGGAGGGGAGCCGGGGACTCTGGGAGGATATTTGATATTTATGATTGCTGTTACCGGAGGCTTATTGGTGTTTGCCCGTTCTTTGGGTATGAGGG is drawn from Candidatus Omnitrophota bacterium and contains these coding sequences:
- a CDS encoding O-antigen ligase family protein codes for the protein MERNKLLVYFAVLLAGLILSFFATKRELSVKDIEILIFLLVFLPTLIKPDIGLAIIIISMLFSPEVVLGKISSRTVILRIEDIFLVVVVLASLIRIALTKDIGKFFKTRLTLLFFSYIGACVISIIIALTFNSQINVPKSIFITAKYFEYFLLFLIVRDNLTSLRQSKIFIGIFLITALFVSMHANIFVQQKKEAGSTFFRASSPFQTKEGGEPGTLGGYLIFMIAVTGGLLVFARSLGMRVFLVVLLALMFRGLVYTLSRGSYAALFPMLFFLSFFTRKKIILYFTIAFMVLSVLFMPKIVKERLKETVVQIGASFILETSPKERLDSWKLVITKRFPKSPIFGHGPGRYFIDSQLFTVIAETGLLGLILFSWILIRVFRMAKHSLSLAAEEDGYSRGLTAGFLAGFVGLLIHSLGANTFIIIRIMEPFWFLAAVVLMLPRLNRIPQTETLGSNNL